From the genome of Polyodon spathula isolate WHYD16114869_AA chromosome 14, ASM1765450v1, whole genome shotgun sequence, one region includes:
- the LOC121326607 gene encoding P2Y purinoceptor 3-like — protein sequence MGDNDEAFQETPNSTSLITSCLVSEDYKRILLPLTYSVVFVVGLLLNGVVLWMMCCRTKYWSCSMIYLTNLAVADLLNVLPLPLLIVYYCMDDRWMFGGVACKLVRFFFYASLYASILFLTCISVHRFLGVCYPIRCIDYTTKKIAILGSVIAWILVVVQVFPTLKFSNTGLINNQTVCYDLTEPHNFNQYFPYGIALNITGFLIPFAIISMCSCSMIRTLSKFEESITVGKESRRKSIRTIVVVCIIFAICYVPFHVTRTIYMFVRVYMPLKDCSVLNFVTMSYKIWRPIVNFNSCINPVLFFLLTDRNRTRFLAELGKNSAHPSAK from the coding sequence atgggggaCAACGATGAAGCGTTTCAAGAAACACCGAACAGCACCAGTCTAATAACATCGTGCTTAGTTTCTGAAGATTATAAACGGATTTTACTGCCTCTTACCTACAGCGTGGTGTTTGTAGTGGGGCTTTTACTAAACGGTGTCGTTTTGTGGATGATGTGCTGTCGGACAAAATATTGGAGCTGCTCTATGATTTACCTGACCAATCTAGCAGTGGCTGACCTTCTAAACGTCCTGCCCTTACCTCTGCTCATTGTATACTATTGTATGGACGACCGGTGGATGTTTGGTGGTGTTGCCTGCAAGTTGGTGCGTTTCTTTTTTTACGCTAGCCTGTACGCCAGCATTTTGTTCTTGACTTGCATTAGTGTCCACCGTTTCCTAGGGGTATGTTACCCCATTCGATGTATTGATTACACGACCAAAAAGATAGCGATTCTTGGTTCAGTAATTGCTTGGATCTTGGTGGTGGTACAGGTCTTTCCTACTTTAAAGTTTTCCAACACTGGTTTAATTAATAACCAAACGGTGTGCTATGATTTGACCGAACCCCATAATTTTAATCAATACTTCCCCTATGGGATAGCTTTGAATATCACAGGCTTTCTAATACCTTTTGCGATTATTTCCATGTGCTCCTGTTCCATGATAAGGACCTTGTCAAAGTTCGAAGAAAGTATCACGGTGGGAAAGGAGAGCCGGCGAAAATCTATTCGCACCATCGTGGTGGTCTGCATTATCTTTGCGATTTGTTACGTGCCATTCCATGTTACCCGCACCATCTACATGTTTGTTCGAGTCTACATGCCTCTAAAGGACTGCAGTGTTTTGAATTTCGTGACGATGTCTTACAAAATCTGGAGACCCATTGTCAATTTTAACAGCTGCATCAACccggttttgttttttctgttgacCGATAGAAACAGAACCAGATTTCTGGCTGAACTAGGGAAAAATTCAGCACACCCATCTGCCAAATGA